One genomic window of Evansella cellulosilytica DSM 2522 includes the following:
- a CDS encoding sensor domain-containing diguanylate cyclase: MFIFLFLVSFIPFLIMFALACEVYYRSKKSNFHRLTALLIIFLSMLFLTDALKYFLPPREALILLLFKYYCVFFIMTLGIYFFRYISKIRLSGWWHALFLFPLFGAVIMTFMLPFDPITFNEVSNVQTEMFSLPFVVLLLFCTIIAFIFNIYFLYKGYKKSKEVNISKTYVSRLQLILKGNIITTIAIILLNIIVFTAEHHGIILAFLSPYAVLIWAYTVRYSMFKYDLLESSSRKYELLFKMSTNGILILNDKAKIVDVNPTFLKMLGYTKMDVYHLPLSSFLIEKSPIDFQYNYEAAYPVSDQLHMEVTLRARNGEKVTAEMFSDYIDIDEKKHSFLIFRDITHQKTYEEKLRFLAYHDSLTQLGNRVLFYEKFKELDKTLNFNQQQLAVILLDLDRFKEINDSYGHSAGDAVLKNVSSQILQLLPEIAYGFRMGGDEFAILLPTTTQKELLEIVETLIANIRKPIQIQEKKVIVSTSVGISLANEDGLDPDTLLNNADKAMYEAKNKDRQTGTVLINQG, from the coding sequence TTGTTTATCTTTCTTTTTCTTGTAAGTTTTATTCCTTTTCTGATCATGTTTGCTTTGGCATGTGAAGTGTATTACCGTTCTAAAAAAAGCAATTTTCATAGATTGACTGCGTTATTAATCATTTTTTTAAGTATGCTATTTTTAACAGATGCTTTAAAATACTTTCTTCCACCTAGAGAAGCACTTATATTGCTACTTTTCAAATATTATTGTGTCTTCTTTATTATGACACTAGGAATTTATTTTTTTAGATACATTAGTAAAATCCGTTTATCGGGATGGTGGCATGCTTTGTTCCTATTCCCTTTATTTGGTGCAGTCATCATGACCTTCATGCTACCATTTGATCCAATTACCTTTAATGAGGTATCGAATGTACAAACCGAAATGTTCAGTCTACCATTTGTTGTATTACTTTTATTTTGTACTATTATAGCCTTTATTTTTAATATTTACTTTCTTTATAAGGGATATAAAAAATCAAAAGAAGTGAATATAAGTAAAACTTATGTTAGTCGTCTACAATTAATTTTAAAAGGAAACATTATAACTACAATTGCAATCATTCTGTTAAACATCATTGTTTTTACTGCAGAACACCATGGAATCATATTAGCTTTTTTATCACCCTATGCCGTCTTAATTTGGGCATATACAGTTCGCTACTCTATGTTTAAATATGACCTACTTGAATCATCAAGTAGAAAATATGAGTTGTTATTTAAAATGAGTACGAACGGTATCCTGATCTTAAATGATAAAGCAAAAATAGTGGATGTGAATCCTACATTTCTAAAAATGCTAGGATATACGAAGATGGATGTGTATCATCTCCCATTAAGTAGCTTCCTTATTGAGAAATCGCCAATCGATTTCCAATACAATTACGAAGCCGCCTATCCGGTTTCCGACCAACTACACATGGAAGTAACCTTAAGAGCAAGAAATGGGGAAAAAGTAACTGCCGAAATGTTTTCCGACTATATAGATATTGATGAGAAGAAGCATAGCTTTTTAATTTTCAGAGATATTACACACCAAAAGACATACGAAGAAAAACTGAGATTTTTAGCTTATCATGACTCATTAACACAACTCGGCAATCGGGTATTGTTTTACGAAAAGTTTAAAGAACTGGACAAAACGTTGAATTTTAATCAGCAACAATTAGCAGTAATTTTATTAGACTTAGATAGATTTAAGGAAATTAACGACTCATATGGGCATTCCGCTGGTGATGCTGTCTTAAAAAATGTTAGTTCGCAAATTTTACAATTACTACCTGAAATTGCCTATGGCTTCCGAATGGGTGGAGATGAATTTGCCATCTTACTACCAACAACAACACAAAAAGAGCTGCTAGAAATTGTCGAGACCTTAATAGCCAATATACGAAAACCAATACAGATACAAGAAAAAAAGGTAATCGTATCTACAAGTGTCGGAATAAGCCTAGCAAATGAAGATGGCCTTGACCCAGATAC